The Bubalus bubalis isolate 160015118507 breed Murrah chromosome 18, NDDB_SH_1, whole genome shotgun sequence genome contains a region encoding:
- the USF2 gene encoding upstream stimulatory factor 2 isoform X1 yields the protein MDMLDPGLDPAASATAAAAASHDKGPEAEEGVELQEGGDGPGAEEQTAVAIASVQQAAFGDHNIQYQFRTENNGGQVTYRVVQVTDGQLDGQGDTAGAVSVVSTAAFAGGQQAVTQVGVDGATQRPGPAAASVPPGPAAPFPLAVIQNPFSNGGSPAAEAVSGEARFAYFPASSVGDTTAVSVQTTDQSLQAGGQFYVMMTPQDVLQTGTQRTIAPRTHPYSPKIDGTRTPRDERRRAQHNEVERRRRDKINNWIVQLSKIIPDCNADNSKTGASKGGILSKACDYIRELRQTNQRMQETFKEAERLQMDNELLRQQIEELKNENAVLRAQLQQHNLEMVGESARQ from the exons atgGACATGCTGGACCCGGGTCTGGATCCCGCTGCCTCGGCCaccgctgctgccgccgccag TCACGACAAGGGACCCGAGGCAGAGGAGGGTGTCGAACTGCAGGAAG GCGGGGACGGGCCTGGGGCGGAGGAGCAGACGGCGGTGGCCATCGCCAGCGTCCAGCAGGCGGCGTTCGGCGACCACAACATCCAGTACCAGTTCCGCACAGAGAATAATGGAGGACAG GTGACGTACCGCGTAGTCCAGGTGACTGATGGTCAGCTGGACGGCCAGGGCGACACAGCAGGCGCCGTCAGCGTCGTGTCTACGGCTGCCTTCGCAGGGGGGCAGCAGGCTGTGACCCAGGTGGGTGTGGATGGGGCCACCCAGCGCCCCGGCCCCGCTGCTGCCTCTGTGCCCCCAGGTCCCGCAGCGCCCTTCCCACTG GCTGTTATCCAAAATCCCTTCAGCAATGGTGGCAGCCCGGCTGCTGAGGCTGTCAGTGGGGAGGCCCGGTTTGCCTATTTCCCAGCGTCCAGTGTGGGAGATACCACAGCTGTGTCCGTACAGACCACAGACCAGAGCTTGCAGGCTGGAG GCCAGTTCTATGTCATGATGACGCCCCAGGACGTGCTTCAGACAGGAACGCAGAGGACAATTGCACCTCGGACACACCCCTACTCCCC GAAAATCGACGGGACGAGAACGCCACGGGATGAGAGAAGGAGAGCTCAGCACAATGAAG TGGAGCGGAGGCGGAGGGACAAGATCAACAACTGGATCGTCCAGCTTTCAAAAATCATTCCAGATTGTAATGCAGATAATAGCAAGACAGGAGCG AGTAAAGGAGGGATCCTGTCAAAGGCCTGCGACTACATCCGGGAGCTGCGCCAGACCAACCAGCGCATGCAGGAGACCTTCAAGGAGGCCGAGCGGCTGCAGATGGACAATGAGCTCCTGCGGCAACAG ATCGAGGAGCTGAAGAACGAGAACGCCGTGCTCCGCgcccagctgcagcagcacaaCCTGGAGATGGTGGGCGAGAGCGCCCGGCAGTGA
- the USF2 gene encoding upstream stimulatory factor 2 isoform X2, translating into MDMLDPGLDPAASATAAAAASHDKGPEAEEGVELQEGGDGPGAEEQTAVAIASVQQAAFGDHNIQYQFRTENNGGQVTYRVVQVTDGQLDGQGDTAGAVSVVSTAAFAGGQQAVTQAVIQNPFSNGGSPAAEAVSGEARFAYFPASSVGDTTAVSVQTTDQSLQAGGQFYVMMTPQDVLQTGTQRTIAPRTHPYSPKIDGTRTPRDERRRAQHNEVERRRRDKINNWIVQLSKIIPDCNADNSKTGASKGGILSKACDYIRELRQTNQRMQETFKEAERLQMDNELLRQQIEELKNENAVLRAQLQQHNLEMVGESARQ; encoded by the exons atgGACATGCTGGACCCGGGTCTGGATCCCGCTGCCTCGGCCaccgctgctgccgccgccag TCACGACAAGGGACCCGAGGCAGAGGAGGGTGTCGAACTGCAGGAAG GCGGGGACGGGCCTGGGGCGGAGGAGCAGACGGCGGTGGCCATCGCCAGCGTCCAGCAGGCGGCGTTCGGCGACCACAACATCCAGTACCAGTTCCGCACAGAGAATAATGGAGGACAG GTGACGTACCGCGTAGTCCAGGTGACTGATGGTCAGCTGGACGGCCAGGGCGACACAGCAGGCGCCGTCAGCGTCGTGTCTACGGCTGCCTTCGCAGGGGGGCAGCAGGCTGTGACCCAG GCTGTTATCCAAAATCCCTTCAGCAATGGTGGCAGCCCGGCTGCTGAGGCTGTCAGTGGGGAGGCCCGGTTTGCCTATTTCCCAGCGTCCAGTGTGGGAGATACCACAGCTGTGTCCGTACAGACCACAGACCAGAGCTTGCAGGCTGGAG GCCAGTTCTATGTCATGATGACGCCCCAGGACGTGCTTCAGACAGGAACGCAGAGGACAATTGCACCTCGGACACACCCCTACTCCCC GAAAATCGACGGGACGAGAACGCCACGGGATGAGAGAAGGAGAGCTCAGCACAATGAAG TGGAGCGGAGGCGGAGGGACAAGATCAACAACTGGATCGTCCAGCTTTCAAAAATCATTCCAGATTGTAATGCAGATAATAGCAAGACAGGAGCG AGTAAAGGAGGGATCCTGTCAAAGGCCTGCGACTACATCCGGGAGCTGCGCCAGACCAACCAGCGCATGCAGGAGACCTTCAAGGAGGCCGAGCGGCTGCAGATGGACAATGAGCTCCTGCGGCAACAG ATCGAGGAGCTGAAGAACGAGAACGCCGTGCTCCGCgcccagctgcagcagcacaaCCTGGAGATGGTGGGCGAGAGCGCCCGGCAGTGA